The window CGTGGACCTGCTCCGCGACGTGCGCGGGTTCGCGCTCGACCGGCTGGCGAAGGGGCCACTCGACCGCTGAGATCGGCTCGACAAGCGCCGCAAGCCGTCCCACCATGGGCGCCGAAAAAGGTTCAAGAACAGGAGGCCGACCGCCATGCAGGACGTTCGTCAGGAGGGGCAGCTGATCCAGGGTCTCGCGGTGATCGAGACAACGGAGAGCGACAACGTTCTGCGCTGGGACGGCGAGATGCTCTACGTGGAGCACGACGTTTACCACAACGGCCAGCTGGTGCACCGGAAGTACCGCCGCCGCGTCACCGCCGACGTCGCCCGCACGCTTCTCACCACGGTGGCGAAGGCGTCGTAGCTCCGCCTCACCCTTCCAAAAACGCCTCGATGCGTTCCAGCGCCGGCTCGGCCTGCGGGTCGGGCAGCGCAATGTGAACGTGCGGAGAGCCGGGCCAGACCGCGAGTTCCGCTTGGTTGCCCGCCGCGGCCCAGCGCGCGGCCATGAACAGCGTGTCGTCCACCAGCGGGTCGCGCCCGCCCACGGTGAAGATCGTGGGCGGCAGTTTGGCGAGGTCGCCGTAGAGCGGAGAGACGTCAGGAGCCTGACGGTCCTCGCCGCCCTGCAGGTACTGCGCGACGAACATCCTGAGGTCGCGCGCGCCGAGCACGAGGCCCTTCGGCTGGAAGCTGCGGGCGCTCGGCGTGAGACCGAGGTCGAAGCAGCCGGCGGTGAGGTTCGCGCGGGAAAACGGCGTCAGTCCATGTTGGTCGCGCAGCCGCAGCAGGGTGACGACCGCGAGATGCGCGCCGGCCGATTCGCCGCCGATCAGCAGCCGCTCCACGCCGAACCGTTGCTTCGCCTCGCGGATCAGCCACAGCGCCGCCGCCTCGCAGTCGTCGGGAGCGGCGGGGTAGGGGTTCTCGGGCGCGAGCCGGTACTCCACCGAGACGCAGGCGAGGCCGAGGTTGGCGGCGAAGCGATCGAGCCGCGGATCGTCCTGATCCGCGGAGCCGAAGGTCCAGCCGCCGCCGTGGATGTGAAGATAGACGCCGGTCGCCTGCGCCGGGGCCGCGATCACCCTGAGCTGCAGCGGACCGCCCGGGCCAGGGATCGTCATGATTTCGGCCCGCGCCGACTTCGGCTCCCCGATGAAGGGGCTAAGCCCCAGCTTGCGCCGCTCGCGCACCGCAGCGGGGCCGATCGACCACGTGTCCGGCGCGCCGGCCGCCTGCGCCATCAGGCGCTCGTTCAGGGCGACGGTCCCCTCGGGAGCCGCGTCGGGCACGAAGGCGGCGGGGTCGATCGTCAGAAGAGGCGTCATGGTGGCGTCCGGAAAGCTGGCGGCGCGGCGGGACTGGGAGGAAACCGCCGTCGGGGGGCTTTCCGCAAGCCCGGGACGGCGCGACATTCAGCCGATGAGCCAGGATTCTCCCGCCGCCGGCGTGTCGTCGGGCCCCGCGCCGCACCAGTGCATCGGGCGAATCACCGTCCGCACCCGCGGGCCGGGCCTCGTCGACGTCACCGCGCGCGTGGCGGCCGCGCTGCGCGAGGGGCGCGCGGGAGACGGGCTGCTCACGCTGTTCGTGCGCCACACCTCCGCCTCGCTCACCATCCAGGAGAATGCGAGCCCGGAGGTGCGCGACGACCTCGTGGACGCCTTGGACAGGCTCGCCCCGCGCGACGCCGGCTGGCGTCACGACCTCGAAGGGCCGGACGACATGCCGGCCCATGTGAAGACCATGCTGACCGATGTTTCGCTTTCGATTCCCGTGATTGCAGGCGCGCCCGCGCTCGGGACGTGGCAGGGGATTTATCTCGTCGAGCATCGCGATCGGCCGCATGAGCGGGAGATCGTGGCGCATTTCATCGGCGCGGCGATATGACAGCGCTGTCATTACGGGAAGGAAGGTCTTCGCGCTGCAACGAAATCTTGCGTCTTTCGCTGCGAACGTGTTGAAGATGTGAGCACGGACTACGTAACGCATCGACTTCCGTGTGGCGGGGGCGCTAAGACGACTTCATGATGACGATCGCCGAATCCTCCGCGTACCGCCTGCTCATTGCCGACGATCACCCGCTGTTCCGCACCGCACTCAAAGAAGCGGTGAAGGAAGAGGCGGCGGAGATCGTCGAAGCTGGATCCTTCGACGCCGCCACCAAAGCCCTCGAAGAGGACTCCTCCTTCGATCTGGTGCTGCTGGATCTGACGATGCCCGGCGTCAGCGGCTTCTCCGGCCTGATGTACCTGCGCGCGCAGTACCCCGCGATCCCGGTGGTCGTGGTGTCGGCCAACGAGGACCCGGCGACCATTCGCCGCTGCATGGACTTCGGCGCCTCGGGCTTCATTCCCAAGACCCTCGACGTCTCCCAGATGCGCGTCGCCGTGCGCGTCGTGCTGGCCGGCGACAACTGGACGCCGCCGGACCTCGACCTGTCGCTCGCGACCGACGACCAGACCGCCAAGCTTGTCTCCCGCCTCGGCACGCTGACGCCCCAGCAGGTCCGCGTGCTGATGATGCTGAGCCAGGGCCTGCTCAACAAGCAGATCGCCTACGAGCTCAGCGTCTCCGAGGCGACGGTGAAGGCGCACGTCTCTGCGATCCTCGCCAAGCTCGGCGTCGAGAGCCGCACCCAGGCGGTCATCGCCGCCTCCAAGATCGAAGCCGGCCAGTGGCCGGAGCGCGCGGCGAGCTGACAGCCGGGCTGCGGCGCAGCCGTCCGCGAACGCGACTGACCAAGCGACGGCGCCGAATCGGATTCGGCGCCGTTCGCATGTCCGGGTCATGGCGCAGTGCGGGAGGCGTTTTCCGGGTTGGACGCGGGCGATCCCTCCTCAAGCGAAGCTTGGGGAGGGTGGCCTTGGCGAAGCCAAGGTCGGGTGGGGTCTTGGGCGTAGAGCACCTCAGCGGCGGCAGGGCGTCGTTCTGAGCCCACCCCACCCGGCCGGGCTTCGCCCGTCCACCCTCCCGTTCCGGGGGAGGGATCCCCGCGCTTCACCCCGTGGTCATGAGATCCTCACTCCGCCGCCGCGGCGCGTTGGGCGAGGAGCTGGGCGAGCAATGCGCGGAGCGCGGCGGGACGGATCGGTTTCGGAAGCACCTGGACGTCCTTCTCCGCCGCCTGCTCCCGCAGGCCCGGCGATCGATCAGCGGTGATCAGGATCGCAGGGATCGGCTGCCCGAGCTTCCAGCGCAGGTTGACGATCGCCTCCAGCCCGTCCGCCTCGTCGAGGTGGTAGTCGGCCAGCAGCGCGTCGGGCGTCAGCTTGCGCGCGCGCATCAGCGCTTCGGCCTCGCGCTGGTTGGCGGCGGTGAGCGCGGTGCAGCCCCAGCCGCTCAGCAAGGTCGCCATGCCGTCGAGGATCGCCGGCTCGTTGTCGATCGCGAGCACCACGAGGCCGACAAGCGCGGCGCCGCGCGAGCCGACGAGACCCTCGACGGGCTTCGGCGCGGGCAGCGCCACCGCGGTCGGCAGCTCGATCGAGAACACCGAGCCCATCCCCGGCTTGGAGCGCAGCGTCAGGGGATGGTCGAGCACGCGCGCGATGCGCTCCACGATCGAGAGGCCGAGGCCGAGCCCCGGGGCGACCTTGGCGCCCTGTTCGAGGCGCTTGAACTCGCGGAACACCAGTTGCTGCTGGCCCGAGGCGATGCCGAGGCCGGTGTCCCACACCTCGACCCGGATCCGGCTGTCCGGCAGGCGGCGCACGCCGACGATGACGCGGCCGGCCGGCGTGTACTTGATGGCGTTGGAAACGAGGTTCTGCAGCAGGCGGCGCAGCAGCCGGCGATCGGAGCGCACGGCGAGGCTGGTCGGCACCACCGCGAGCTTCAGTCCCTTGTCGGCCGCGACCGGCGCGAACTCGCGGCCGAGCTGGCCGGTGATCTCGTCGAGGCGGAACACCGAGAGCTCGGGCTTCATCGCGCCGGTGTCGAGCCGCGAGATGTCGAGCAGGGCGGAGAGGATCTCCTCGACCGCGTCCAGCGAGGCGTCGACGTTGCGCGACAGCCGGCCGAAGTCCTCCTCGGGCGTCGTCCGCTCCACCAGGCTGGTCGCGAACAGCCGCGCGGCGTTCAGCGGCTGCAGGATGTCGTGGCTGGCGGCCGCGAGAAAGCGCGTCTTCGAGATGTTGGCCTCGTCGGCCACCGTCTTGGCGCGGGCGAGCTCCTGGTTCAGACGCGTCAGCTCGCGGGTGCGCTCGCGCACCCGGCGCTCGAGGTTCTCGTTCGCAAGCTCCAGCGCCTGCTGGGCGTTCACCGTCTCGGTGATGTCGGTGTAGGTCGTCACTACGCCGCCATCCGGCATGCGGGCGGAGCGGATCTCGATCACGCGCCCCGAGGGCTGCAGGCGGGTGCGCAGGGTCTCCAGCCGCACCACGAAGCGCTGGATGCGGTCGGCGACGAACTCCTCCTCGTGCACCGGGCCGTAGAGTCCGCGAGCGGCGTTGAAGCGGAAGATGTCGTCGAGGCCGACGCCGGCGTGGATCATCTGTTCCGGCAGGTCGAACAGCTCCCGGAACTCGCGGTTCCAGGCGACCAGCTTCATGTCGCCGTCGATCGCGGTGATGCCCTGGCGGGCGTTGTCGAGCGCGGTCTGCAGCACGTCGCGGTTCGACTGCATGGCGGCGGAGGCGTCGTCGAGCAGCCGCAGAGCGTCCTGGGTCGTCACGTTGCGGCGGCTGAGCAGCAGCGATAGCACGAGGCGCGAGGAGGCGGCGCCGATGGCGGAGGCGAGCAGGTGTTCGGCGAAGCGCAGCGTCTGCACGTCGGCCTCCGCCTTCGGCTCCAGCGGCACGCCGCGGCCGCGGGCGAAGCCGGCGAAGGCCCGGTCGGCCCGGTCGGCGCCGAGGTAACGTCCGACGGTCTGGACGAGGTCGCTCGTCGTCACGCGCGAGCGCCAGGGGCGGAAGCTGCCGGCGGCCTGTGCGGGCGCAGGCGGCGCGCCGCCGTCCGAGAAGGCCTCCGCCTGCTGGCTCTCGATCTGGGACGGCGCGCGGAGCAGGGAGACGAGCACGAAGGCGAGCGTGTTGAGCAGCAGGCTCCAGAACACGCCATGGGCCAGGGGATCGTCCATGCCGGCGCCGAACAGGCTGCGCGGCGCGAGCCATGCGAGGCCGTAGGGCCCGTCGTCCAGGAACGCGACGGAACCCGGCCAGTGGCTGGCGAGAGCCGGGACGGCGAGCGTCCAGGCCCATGTCACAAGGCCGACGGAGAGACCGGCGATCGCGCCGCGCGCCGTCGCGCGCCGCCAGGCGAGGCCGCCGAAGAAGGCGGGAGCGAGCTGCGCGATCGCCGCCAGCGACAGCAGGCCGAGGCTCGCCAGCTGCGCGGCGCCCGCCAGCCGGTGGGCGGCGTAGGCGCCCAGCAGGATCACCACGATCGCGAGCCGCCGGAAGCCGAGCAGCCGGCGGCTCATGTCCGGCCGGGAGGTCTCGGGGCCCTTCAGCAGGGCGGGAATGACGAGGTCGTTCGACACCATGATGGAGAGGGCGACGCTCTCCACCAGCACCATCGCGGTCGCCGCCGACAGCACGCCGGTGAGCGCAATCACCGCGACCCAGGGCGCATCGGCGGCGAGCGGCAGGGCGAGCACGTAGACGTCCGGGTCGACCCCGCGCCCGGCTCCGAAGGTCGTCAGCCCCGCCGCCGCGATCGGCGCGACGAACAGGCTCATAGCCACGGCGTAGAGCGGGAACAGCCAGGCGGCCGTGGCGGTCTCGTCGGCGTCGCGGGCCTCGACCACCGTCACGTGGAACTGGCGCGGAAGCAGGAAGGCGCCGAGGAACGAGAGCAACGCGAGCGCGGCGAAGGAGGCGGCGGACGGCGCGTGCTCGAAGGGCGCCAGCACGCCGGCCGCGGACGCCCGAGCATAGAGGTCCGTCGGGCCGTCGAACAGGCTCCAGACCACGAAAGCGCCGACGGCGAGGAACGCGCCGAGCTTCACGACCGATTCAGTCGCGATCGCCAGCATGAGCCCCTCGTGGCGCTCGGTCGCCTCCACCTGCCGGGTGCCGAACAGGCAGGCGAAGACCGCGAGCGCGAGCGCGGCGGCGAGCGCGGGATCGACCGGCAGATCGCGCCCCAGCGCCGTTCCGAGCGCGAGGGTGATGGCCTTGAGCTGCAGCGCGAGATAGGGCGTCGCGCCGATCACGGCGGCGATCGCGACGAGACCCGCGACCCGTTGGCTCTTGCCGTAGCGGGCGCCGATCAGGTCGGCGATCGAAGTGATGTTGTTGGCCTTGGCGAGCCGGACCACCCGCGCGACGAGCGGCCGGAACGCGCCGATCGCGACCACTGCGCCGAGCGTCAGCGCGAAGAAGGTCCAGCCTGAGTTCGCCGCCAGGCCGACCGAGCCGGCGAAGGCCCAGGCGGTGCAGTAGACGCCGAGACCGAGCGCATAGAGATGCGGGCGGATGCGGCCGGCGAGCCAGGCCGGCCGCCGCGCCTCGCCATAGGCCGCGACGCCGAGCAGAAGGGCGAGGTAGGCGGCGGCGACCGCGACGATGATCCAGCCCTGCACGCGTCCGTCTCCCGGCTTCTTACGTCCGACCCGGCGACCATACACTGGCGGCGTTCGCCAGGACTGCATCAACCGTCAAGAACTTCGTCGCCTTGCCTTCCGTCAAACCTCCGTTAACGTCCAGTGATCATTCGGCCAAGGCCGGCGCAGCGTTGAGGGTCAGACATGTCGGTGCTCCAGGAATTCAAAGAGTTCGCCATGAAGGGCAACGTCGTCGACCTCGCGGTCGGCGTCATCATCGGCGCGGCCTTCGGCAAGATCATTGAAAGCCTCGTCGGCGACATCTTCATGCCGATCATCGGCTCGATCGTCGGCGGGCTGGATTTCTCGAACTACTTCCTCGGCCTGTCCTCCGCCGTCAACGCCACCTCGCTGGCCGAGGCCAAGAAGCAGGGCGCGGTTCTCGCCTACGGTAACTTCCTGACGATCGCCATCAACTTCGCGATCATCGCTTTCATCCTGTTCCTGATCATCAAGGCGGTGAACCGCTTGAAGAAAAAAGAAGAGGCAAAGCCCGCCGCCGTCGCCGAGACGCCGCAGGACGTGAAGCTGCTCGGCGAAATCCGCGATCTGCTCGCCGGCCGTCAGGCGCAGGTCTGAGCCGCGGTGGCCCCGCGCTTCGTCCTGCATCACCATCCGCAGTCGCGCGCGCAGCGGGTGCGGTGGCTGCTCGAGGAAAGCGGCGAGGCTTACGAACTCGTCGCCCACGACTTCGAAGCGCGCACCCACAAGGCGCCGGACTTCCTGGCGCTCAACCCGGACGGCAAGCTGCCGACGCTGATCGACCGTGGTCCCAACGGGACGTGGTCGACCGTGGTGACCGAAAGCGCGGCGATCGTGATCCATGTCGCCGATGCCGCGGCGGTGGACGGCCTCGCGCCGCCGCCGAGCGACCCGGCGCGCGGCGCCTACCTGAACTGGATCGTCTACATGGCGGCGGCGGTGGAGCCCGCGCTCGCCGACGCCGCCTACCCACGCGCGTCTCCGCCGCCCGCCTCGGCGATCGGGTGGCCGCCCTTCGAGGCGACGGTGGCGCGCATCGCGGCGCAGCTCGCCCGGACGCCCTACATCGTCGGCGCTCGTTTCACCGCGGCCGACGTCATGGTCGGGTCGATGCTCGGGTGGACGCGGTCCTGGGGGCGGCTTCCCGAACCGAAGCGTTTCGACGACTACCTCGTGCGGATCGCCGCCCGGCCAGCGAACCAGAAGGTGTTCGGCTGAGCGCTCCCGTTCAGCCGAAGGCGGTCGCGAGCGCCCGCTGGTAGATGCGCGTCAGCGTCTCGAGGTCGGCGACCGCCACCCGCTCGTCGATCTGGTGCATGGTCTGGCCGACGAGGCCGAACTCCACCACCGGGCAGTAGCTCTTGATGAACCGCGCGTCGGAGGTGCCGCCGCCGGTGGTGAGCGCCGGCCGCCGCCCGGTCTCGGCCTCGACGGCCGCGCAGAGCGTCTCGACCAGCGGACCCTGCGGCGTCAGGAAGGCCTCGGCGTTCGGCCGCTCGAAGGCGAGCGCGTAGTTGCCCGCGCCGATGGCGTCGTCGAGCCGCTCGGCGATCAGCGCCATCAGGCTCGCCGAGGTGTGGAGATCGTTGTAGCGCACGTTGAACTGCAGGGCGGCGTCGCCGGGGATGACGTTGTAGGCGCCCGTCCCGCTGCGGACGCCGACGACCTCGAGGTTCGACGGCTCGAAGTGCTCCGTCCCCTCGTCCAGCGGCTCGCCCATCAGCGCGGTGAGCGCGGGCGCGAGCTCCCGGACGGGATTGCGGGCGAGGTGGGGGTACGCGACGTGGCCCTGCAGGCCGGGAAGCGTGACCACGCCCGACAGGCTGCCGCGGCGACCGATCTTCGCGACGTCGCCCAAGGCCTCAGGGTTCGTGGGCTCGCCCAGCAGGCAGCCGGAGAAACGCTCGCCGCGCGCATGCGCCCATTCCAGCAGCTTCGCCGTGCCGTTGATCGCCGGACCTTCCTCGTCGCCGGTGATGAGGAAGGCGACCGGCCCGCCGAGCTCGCCGCCGCCCTCGAGCGCGCGGGCGACCGCGGCCACCATGCAGGCCACCGCGCCCTTCATGTCGACCGCGCCGCGGCCGTAGAGCTCGTCGCCGACGATCGTCCCTGAGAACGGCTCATGGCTCCAGCGGGCCTCGTCGCCGGGCGGGACCACGTCGGTGTGGCCGGCGAACACGAAGGCTTCGCCGGCGCCGCGCCGGGCGTAGAGGTTCGCGATGTCCGGCGTGCCCTCGTCGGAGAACACCGGGCGGTGGATCTCGAAGCCGAGCGGCGCCAGCAGCCGCTCCAGCAGGGCGTGGGCTCCGCCTTCCTCGGGCGTCACGCTCCGGCAGGCGATCAGCGCCTGCGCGACCGCGACGGGATCTCGGGGGTCGATGGGCATCGCGCGCGTTCTCCCGCGAGGCGCCCCCTCACCCGTCATCGCTGACGCGATGCCGACCTCTCCCCGCTGGGGAGAGGTAAGGAAGCGGCTCCGTTCTTCACCTTTCCCCGGCGAGGAGAGGTCGGCCCGCAGGGCCGGGTGAGGGGGCTTTCGCCCTCAGTCCCTGAGCAACTCGTTGATGGCGGTCTTGGAGCGGGTCTGGGCGTCGACGCGCTTTACGATCACCGCGCAGTAGAGCGAGGGGCCGGGCTGGCCGTTCGGCAGCGGCTTGCCGGGCAGCGAGCCGGGGACGACGACCGAGTACTCCGGCACTTCGCCGACAAAGACCTCGCCGGTGGCGCGGTCGATGATCTTGGTGGTCGCCGAGATGAACACGCCCATGGACAGCACCGAGCCCTTGCGGACGATGACGCCCTCCACGACCTCGGAGCGCGCGCCGATGAAGCAGTCGTCCTCGATGATGACGGGGCCGGCCTGCAGCGGCTCGAGCACGCCGCCGATGCCGACGCCGCCGGAGAGATGCACGTTCTTGCCGATCTGGGCGCAGGAGCCGACCGTCACCCAGGTGTCGACCATCGTGCCGCTATCCACATAAGCGCCGACGTTGACGAAGGACGGCATCAGCACCACGCCCGGAGCCACATAGGCCGAGCGGCGCACGATCGCGCCGGGCACGGCGCGGAAGCCGGCCTCCTTGAACTGTTCGTCGCCCCAGCCCTCGAACTTGGAGGGCACCTTGTCCCACCAGGCGGACTGGCCGGGCCCGCCGGGGATGCGCTCCATGTCGTTGAGGCGGAACGACAGCAGGACGGCCTTCTTGACCCACTGGTGCACGGTCCACTTGCCGTTCTCCGGCACCGCGATGCGCAGGTGGCCCTTGTCCATCGACGACAGCGCGTGCTCGACCGCTTCGCGCACGGGCCCCGTGGTGGTCGCGCCGATCTCCGCCCGGCGCTCCCAGGCGTCGTCGATCACGGCGGCGATGTCGGCATGGCTCATGGGTGCGGGCTCCGCGGAGAGGGATAGAGACAGGCTCGGACGTTTGGGACGCGCGGCCGGGGCTGTCAATTGGGGAGGGCGTTATGAACGTCACAGGACGAGGCGCGGGCGTCCCTCCCCCGGAAGGGGAGGGTGGACGGGCGAAGCCCGGCCGGGTGGGGTGGGCGCAGGATCAATCCCGACCGCCGCGCTTCACGCCCCAGGCCCCACCCGACCTCGGCCGAGCCGAGGCCACCCTCCCCGAGCTGGCGCTCGAGGAGGGATCCCCGAGTTCGTCCGGCCCGCGTATGGGGCGTCCTCAGCTTTTCAGCGCCTCCAGGTCGGCGTAGAGGTCGAGCGCCTCGGGGTTCGCCAGCGCGTCCTTGTTCTTCACGGCGCGGCCGTGCACCACCTCGCGCACGGCGAGCTCCACGATCTTGCCGGACTTGGTGCGCGGGATGTCGGAGACCGCGACCACCCTGGCCGGCACGTGCCGCGGCGAGGCGCCCTCGCGGATGCGCGTCTTCACCCGCTTGGTCAGGTCCTCGTCCAGCGTCGCGCCCTCGGCCAGCCGCACGAACAGCACCACGCGGACGTCGTCGTCGAAATCCTGCCCGATGCAGAGCGCCTCGACGATCTCGGGCATCTTCTCGACCTGGGCGTAGATCTCCGCCGTGCCGATGCGCACGCCGCCAGGGTTCAACGTCGCGTCCGAGCGGCCGTGGATGATCAGTCCGCCGTGCGCCGTCCACTCCGCGAAGTCGCCGTGCACCCAGACGTTGTCGAAGCGCTCGAA is drawn from Methylopila sp. 73B and contains these coding sequences:
- a CDS encoding alpha/beta hydrolase: MTPLLTIDPAAFVPDAAPEGTVALNERLMAQAAGAPDTWSIGPAAVRERRKLGLSPFIGEPKSARAEIMTIPGPGGPLQLRVIAAPAQATGVYLHIHGGGWTFGSADQDDPRLDRFAANLGLACVSVEYRLAPENPYPAAPDDCEAAALWLIREAKQRFGVERLLIGGESAGAHLAVVTLLRLRDQHGLTPFSRANLTAGCFDLGLTPSARSFQPKGLVLGARDLRMFVAQYLQGGEDRQAPDVSPLYGDLAKLPPTIFTVGGRDPLVDDTLFMAARWAAAGNQAELAVWPGSPHVHIALPDPQAEPALERIEAFLEG
- a CDS encoding secondary thiamine-phosphate synthase enzyme YjbQ, encoding MVASGKLAARRDWEETAVGGLSASPGRRDIQPMSQDSPAAGVSSGPAPHQCIGRITVRTRGPGLVDVTARVAAALREGRAGDGLLTLFVRHTSASLTIQENASPEVRDDLVDALDRLAPRDAGWRHDLEGPDDMPAHVKTMLTDVSLSIPVIAGAPALGTWQGIYLVEHRDRPHEREIVAHFIGAAI
- a CDS encoding response regulator transcription factor, encoding MTIAESSAYRLLIADDHPLFRTALKEAVKEEAAEIVEAGSFDAATKALEEDSSFDLVLLDLTMPGVSGFSGLMYLRAQYPAIPVVVVSANEDPATIRRCMDFGASGFIPKTLDVSQMRVAVRVVLAGDNWTPPDLDLSLATDDQTAKLVSRLGTLTPQQVRVLMMLSQGLLNKQIAYELSVSEATVKAHVSAILAKLGVESRTQAVIAASKIEAGQWPERAAS
- a CDS encoding PAS domain-containing hybrid sensor histidine kinase/response regulator is translated as MQGWIIVAVAAAYLALLLGVAAYGEARRPAWLAGRIRPHLYALGLGVYCTAWAFAGSVGLAANSGWTFFALTLGAVVAIGAFRPLVARVVRLAKANNITSIADLIGARYGKSQRVAGLVAIAAVIGATPYLALQLKAITLALGTALGRDLPVDPALAAALALAVFACLFGTRQVEATERHEGLMLAIATESVVKLGAFLAVGAFVVWSLFDGPTDLYARASAAGVLAPFEHAPSAASFAALALLSFLGAFLLPRQFHVTVVEARDADETATAAWLFPLYAVAMSLFVAPIAAAGLTTFGAGRGVDPDVYVLALPLAADAPWVAVIALTGVLSAATAMVLVESVALSIMVSNDLVIPALLKGPETSRPDMSRRLLGFRRLAIVVILLGAYAAHRLAGAAQLASLGLLSLAAIAQLAPAFFGGLAWRRATARGAIAGLSVGLVTWAWTLAVPALASHWPGSVAFLDDGPYGLAWLAPRSLFGAGMDDPLAHGVFWSLLLNTLAFVLVSLLRAPSQIESQQAEAFSDGGAPPAPAQAAGSFRPWRSRVTTSDLVQTVGRYLGADRADRAFAGFARGRGVPLEPKAEADVQTLRFAEHLLASAIGAASSRLVLSLLLSRRNVTTQDALRLLDDASAAMQSNRDVLQTALDNARQGITAIDGDMKLVAWNREFRELFDLPEQMIHAGVGLDDIFRFNAARGLYGPVHEEEFVADRIQRFVVRLETLRTRLQPSGRVIEIRSARMPDGGVVTTYTDITETVNAQQALELANENLERRVRERTRELTRLNQELARAKTVADEANISKTRFLAAASHDILQPLNAARLFATSLVERTTPEEDFGRLSRNVDASLDAVEEILSALLDISRLDTGAMKPELSVFRLDEITGQLGREFAPVAADKGLKLAVVPTSLAVRSDRRLLRRLLQNLVSNAIKYTPAGRVIVGVRRLPDSRIRVEVWDTGLGIASGQQQLVFREFKRLEQGAKVAPGLGLGLSIVERIARVLDHPLTLRSKPGMGSVFSIELPTAVALPAPKPVEGLVGSRGAALVGLVVLAIDNEPAILDGMATLLSGWGCTALTAANQREAEALMRARKLTPDALLADYHLDEADGLEAIVNLRWKLGQPIPAILITADRSPGLREQAAEKDVQVLPKPIRPAALRALLAQLLAQRAAAAE
- the mscL gene encoding large conductance mechanosensitive channel protein MscL, with product MLQEFKEFAMKGNVVDLAVGVIIGAAFGKIIESLVGDIFMPIIGSIVGGLDFSNYFLGLSSAVNATSLAEAKKQGAVLAYGNFLTIAINFAIIAFILFLIIKAVNRLKKKEEAKPAAVAETPQDVKLLGEIRDLLAGRQAQV
- a CDS encoding glutathione S-transferase family protein — translated: MAPRFVLHHHPQSRAQRVRWLLEESGEAYELVAHDFEARTHKAPDFLALNPDGKLPTLIDRGPNGTWSTVVTESAAIVIHVADAAAVDGLAPPPSDPARGAYLNWIVYMAAAVEPALADAAYPRASPPPASAIGWPPFEATVARIAAQLARTPYIVGARFTAADVMVGSMLGWTRSWGRLPEPKRFDDYLVRIAARPANQKVFG
- the dapE gene encoding succinyl-diaminopimelate desuccinylase encodes the protein MDPRDPVAVAQALIACRSVTPEEGGAHALLERLLAPLGFEIHRPVFSDEGTPDIANLYARRGAGEAFVFAGHTDVVPPGDEARWSHEPFSGTIVGDELYGRGAVDMKGAVACMVAAVARALEGGGELGGPVAFLITGDEEGPAINGTAKLLEWAHARGERFSGCLLGEPTNPEALGDVAKIGRRGSLSGVVTLPGLQGHVAYPHLARNPVRELAPALTALMGEPLDEGTEHFEPSNLEVVGVRSGTGAYNVIPGDAALQFNVRYNDLHTSASLMALIAERLDDAIGAGNYALAFERPNAEAFLTPQGPLVETLCAAVEAETGRRPALTTGGGTSDARFIKSYCPVVEFGLVGQTMHQIDERVAVADLETLTRIYQRALATAFG
- the dapD gene encoding 2,3,4,5-tetrahydropyridine-2,6-dicarboxylate N-succinyltransferase codes for the protein MSHADIAAVIDDAWERRAEIGATTTGPVREAVEHALSSMDKGHLRIAVPENGKWTVHQWVKKAVLLSFRLNDMERIPGGPGQSAWWDKVPSKFEGWGDEQFKEAGFRAVPGAIVRRSAYVAPGVVLMPSFVNVGAYVDSGTMVDTWVTVGSCAQIGKNVHLSGGVGIGGVLEPLQAGPVIIEDDCFIGARSEVVEGVIVRKGSVLSMGVFISATTKIIDRATGEVFVGEVPEYSVVVPGSLPGKPLPNGQPGPSLYCAVIVKRVDAQTRSKTAINELLRD